Genomic DNA from Hymenobacter jejuensis:
GCTTTGGCCAGCTCGTACATGCGGTTGCTGCCGGCCTGGAGCGTATCGAGTTTGGCCGTGGTCGCAGCCGCGCCGTTGATGCTGTGCGCTACGTCAATCTTGGTTTCGTCGATGGCAAAATCCAGCACCGTATCGAGGTTAGGGCCGTAGGCAGCGCCGTATTTGAGGTTGTTGGTGCCGATGCCGCTGGTCCGGAAATTGCCAATGGCCGTCAGCAGATCCGCGTCGGGGTCGGAGAGCGAGATGCTGTCGCCGTGCACATCCATCACCACAAAGCGGTCTTTCAGCGTTTCGCATTGCAGCAGGGCTGCGTCGTGCAGGTTTTTGAAATCGCCGATGCTCAGTTGTTGCGCCTCCGGAATTACGATCAGGGTGGGTTCGTCAACGTTAACCAGCGTATCCAGGGCGTCGTGTAACTCTTTCTCTACCAAAGGGTTACCAAATGCCTTGTAAACGCCCGCCGACACAATGTAGCAAGGCCCGCCGCCGTTGGCAAAAAACATCTGCAAGGCGTAGTACAGAATGTGCTTCGAGCGATCAGTTTCGGCGACGGTAGCTACCGCTTTGATTTCGAGCGTGTTGCCGCCGGCGTCCTGCTTTTCTGCCACGGCTACCGTGATCTTTTCCTCGGGCTGCGGCCCCCCGAAATACTTCTCATAATCAACCATGGACGCAATGCGGGTTGGCTTCAGCACCAGGTCGTCGGCCACCACGTCTTCCGCCTTCTGCGTGTAGCCGATGAAGGCCGGAATCGCCGTTTCGACGGGCGCAATGGAGGGCGGGAACTTGGGGATTTCTTCAATGTAAACCCCCGGCGTTTTATAGAGTGTTGCCATGGCTTATGTTTTTGCAACTAGTTGAAATACAAACATTTACTCGAAGATCTCCGAGAAAATTCCGGTGACTCTGGTGGGGTCTGCGCTATCGAAAGTGGCCTTGATCACGCCTTCGGAAGGCTTGCGCTTGGTGCCCGCATTGCCGAACACGGTGAGTGGCAAGGCTGTGGGCTCGGCCGAGACCGGCGCGCCGGTGCTGCGGTTGAAGTATTGCCAGAACGTAGCGCGATTGCGGAAACGAACCTGAAAAACGGGATAATCGGGCTTCGCCAGGCCGCCGCTGGTGCAGCTGTACTCAAGATCGCCGGGCTTCACGGCCGCGATTTGCACGAGGGCAAATACGTTGTCGGGAATGCCGTTCGTCAGCCGGATGCCGCGGGCCGGCGCGCCAGTCAGGCCCGGTGGCGGCACGATGGCGGGCACGTCGGCTTGGTTTACAAACACCGGCATATCAGTGGCTTGCGCGCTTAGCTGCTGGGTGTTGGCGCCGGGCTGGTCGCTGGTGAGCTGCTCAAGCGCCGCGCCCGCCCGCACCAGCGACTCGACGCGGTCGGTGGGGGAGAGGGCCGGAATTTCCTGGGATAAAAACAACGCCCTAGTTGCGCCCGCCCCGCGCGGTACGCCGGTCAGGTTAGAAAAAACGGGCACGTTTTCCTTGTAGCGATACGTCGTTTTTTCCGGCAGATAATAGATCTCGTAGATCTTGTGTTCCGGCAGCGTCAGGGCTGTATAGTCGAAAAAATGCGCGTTCTGTACGGTGATAACGATCTCAAAAACAGCATCATCCGGAATCACCGTGTCTTTCTTAACGGCCACCACGCCCCCAAGCGCCGTGCTTTTGAAAACGCCGCGCAGCCCCTGCAACGCCTGCGCCGTGGCGGGCGTGGGCTCGATGGCCAGAAACGAACGCACGTCGTAGGTTAGCAGGCGCTTGAGCTGCACGGCGTCGAGCAGGGCGTCGAACACGGTTAGGCCTTCGTCCAGCCAATAATGATGGAGCAGTCTGACCTCGAAAAGGCGCTGGTAGCCGATGCGGATGCGCTCTGCCATGCTATTGGCCCACAGGTGGTTTGGTGAAAAACGTGCTGTCGATCTCGGTAATCAGGCCGCTCTCGCTTTGCACCGCCCGGAACTTGAGATCGAGCATGCGCAGGGTGTAGAGCACAAAGGGGAATTGCTTGCCGCCCAGCGTGCCCCAGAGATAGCTAACCTCCTCCATCATAGGCGAGTACAGATCAAAAATCAGCTTGAAGCCTTCCAGCTGATCGAGTGGATTGGTGGGCGCATTCTGGGTGATGGACTCGGGGGCTACCGAATCCGGTGTGAACACGTTTTGGGCCTGAAAAAACCGGATGCCCCGCGACAGGATGAGCAGCGCATTGACGTAGTCGCTGTGGGTGGCGGCCATCAAGACCTGGAAATTCAGAAAGACCGGCGGGTTTTCGTACGTGACCGTGAGCCGGGTGTCGTTGCGGACGTAATTGGGGATGTTTTTCAGCGCTTTTTCTTCCCGAATGTTCACCACTGACAGGATGAGCCGGTCGCGGGGCACGCCGCCGTTTTGGCCACCCAAGCCCTCGGCCAAGTTGCCGAGCTTGGCTTCGTTGGGCGGTGCAACCGGCCCGTACACGGCCAGGTGCTTGTTTAGCTCATTGACCACAATGGTAAGCGCGTGCGAGATCATCTTTGTCAGATAAATGCTCTATCAACTACCGGGTACCCCGCATTGGGGTAACTGTGCGGCCTGCCTCGCAGGGACCAGAATCTGCTCCGTTACAAGGAGGTAGATAATGGTCTTATAATCAGAATGTTATCGGTTTAGCTGCCTGTTCCCTCCCCTCGATCTATCTTGCGTTGAACAAGTCAATAGCCAGTTTTGGCAGGTTGCGTTACCGAGTAAGCAACCCGCTCCAGACCCCTTAGCGGGTCTTGCCCCTCAAAATTCAGTACACCCAATTCCTAAGCTGGTGGCCGTTTTGGCGGCCAGATCAGGAGGCACTAGCAAATGCAATAGGCTATCGGGGCACCGCGCGTCGGACGCAGTGCCGTAGGGCTGTAAAGATCGCGTCAATACTATATTTTAAGTAATGCATATTTAAGCGAACATGCAAGTTTTGGGACGGAATGTTAGAGAAAAGTTTGGTTGACGGACTGGTACGAAATAGCTCACACGCAGCGCGTTGTAGCAGAGCGAATGAGGATTACACAGAAAAGCCCGGCCTCTCAGGCCGGGCTTTTTGCGCAGATGTGCCGCTAGGGGCAGTATGCTTGTGAGGGGTCAGTGGATGAGCATCACGCGTTGCCGGGCTACCACCTGCCCATTTACCAGCCAGCGGCAGCCATACAGGCCGGCCGGCAGGTCGGCGACCGGCAGTGTCAGCGTGGCTTCGGTCTTGGCTTCGGAGCCTACGGTTAAGGTACGCACGAGCGTTCCGAGGCTGTTGATGAGTTGCACGGAGGCGTTGGCGCGGGCCTGCGGGTTGTCCAGCGTCAGGGTCACGACGCCGTCGGCGGGGTTAGGATAGCAGCGAAACGCCGACGGAGCCACCGCCATCGGGCGTACGGGCGTAGCCACGGCCACCGTAATGACGCCATACATGCCAACGCCGGGGGCACCGTGGAAAGTGCAGTGGTAAGGAAAGGAGCCAGCGTTGTTGAAGGTGATGGAATTGGTGGGGTTGGCCGTGTTGATGGTAAACGTCACCCACGCCGCATTATCGGAAGCGGTAGGGTGGGAGTTGGTGCCGCCTTCGTATTGCCACTTCACCACATCGCCGGGATGCACCGTAACGGTTTGGGGCGTATAGGCGTTATCCGTCACCTTGATAATGACTGTTTCCGCCCAGGCGGAAGGACCGGCCAGCACGAGCAACAAAAGCACGACCAGCGAACGCGTAAAAGTCTTCATGTCAGTACCCGTTAAAGATGAAAGAGGATGTTAAAGCGGAGCAGATGATCAGAGAAAGGCAGCTAGTTCGCCAAGGGGGATGTTGTCTACTCGGAGGGTAGCTGAAAAGGGTTGCCTGGCTTGTGAAATACTTTTGGCCAAGCTGCCGGCTGGAGGCACGTTCGGGTTGTGTATCCCGGTTGCAAATACAACTTGTTGTGGATCAGTGCTTTAATATTTTTTATTATTACCCGACTTTCGGCTTCCTATCTTCCGGGGCCTTCTTCCGTCTTGCTTATATTTTCTGCTATGAATACTCCGGCGTTATTGCTGCGTGTGAGTTTGCTGCTGCTGACGATAAGTTGCAGCACTTCCCAAAAAGCCCCGCGCGCGGAACAGGGCTACCAAGCCATTTTCGACGGAAAAACCCTGAACGGCTGGGAGTACGACTCCACGTACTGGCACGTGCGCGATGGCGTGTTGGTGGGCGAGATCACGCCCGAAACCCTGGTAAAGCAGAATACCTTTATCATTTGGCGCGGCGGCCAGCCCCGCGATTTTGAGCTGCTGGTCGATTATCGGATCTCCGCGTTGGGCAACAGCGGCATCAACTACCGCAGCGAAGACGTGCCGGGCGTGGCGCATGCCCTGAAAGGCTACCAAGCCGACCTCGACGGCCGCAACCGCTACTCGGGCCAGAACTACGAGGAGCGAGGACGCAAGTTTCTGGCCTTGCGCGGGCAACGCGTGCGGCTTCTCGAAGGCCAACCGCCCCAAGTGCTCG
This window encodes:
- a CDS encoding phage tail sheath family protein, with translation MATLYKTPGVYIEEIPKFPPSIAPVETAIPAFIGYTQKAEDVVADDLVLKPTRIASMVDYEKYFGGPQPEEKITVAVAEKQDAGGNTLEIKAVATVAETDRSKHILYYALQMFFANGGGPCYIVSAGVYKAFGNPLVEKELHDALDTLVNVDEPTLIVIPEAQQLSIGDFKNLHDAALLQCETLKDRFVVMDVHGDSISLSDPDADLLTAIGNFRTSGIGTNNLKYGAAYGPNLDTVLDFAIDETKIDVAHSINGAAATTAKLDTLQAGSNRMYELAKAAVRDMSCILPPSAAVVGIYAAVDNSRGVWKAPGNVSVNSVIQPAILFSNLVQDQMNVDVVAGKSVNAIRAFTGKGTLVWGARTLAGNDNEWRYVNVRRFFIFVEESTKKAIESFVFEPNDANTWVRVQAMIENFLTTLWRQGALQGIKPEHAFYVAVGLGKTMTALDILEGRLNVEIGMAVVRPAEFIILKFSHKLAES
- a CDS encoding DUF4255 domain-containing protein; amino-acid sequence: MISHALTIVVNELNKHLAVYGPVAPPNEAKLGNLAEGLGGQNGGVPRDRLILSVVNIREEKALKNIPNYVRNDTRLTVTYENPPVFLNFQVLMAATHSDYVNALLILSRGIRFFQAQNVFTPDSVAPESITQNAPTNPLDQLEGFKLIFDLYSPMMEEVSYLWGTLGGKQFPFVLYTLRMLDLKFRAVQSESGLITEIDSTFFTKPPVGQ
- a CDS encoding T9SS type A sorting domain-containing protein, whose amino-acid sequence is MKTFTRSLVVLLLLVLAGPSAWAETVIIKVTDNAYTPQTVTVHPGDVVKWQYEGGTNSHPTASDNAAWVTFTINTANPTNSITFNNAGSFPYHCTFHGAPGVGMYGVITVAVATPVRPMAVAPSAFRCYPNPADGVVTLTLDNPQARANASVQLINSLGTLVRTLTVGSEAKTEATLTLPVADLPAGLYGCRWLVNGQVVARQRVMLIH
- a CDS encoding 3-keto-disaccharide hydrolase; this encodes MNTPALLLRVSLLLLTISCSTSQKAPRAEQGYQAIFDGKTLNGWEYDSTYWHVRDGVLVGEITPETLVKQNTFIIWRGGQPRDFELLVDYRISALGNSGINYRSEDVPGVAHALKGYQADLDGRNRYSGQNYEERGRKFLALRGQRVRLLEGQPPQVLDSLGGGRAALGQLVKPGEWNQVHVIAKGNHLQHYINGALMSDVTDDDATNRKMGGWIGVQVHVGPPMKIEYKNFRLKTLQ